A single genomic interval of Streptomyces sp. BA2 harbors:
- a CDS encoding DUF3039 domain-containing protein, whose product MSTLEPEPERGAGTGTLVEPTPQVSSGDGDHERFAHYVQKDKIMASALDGTPVVALCGKVWVPGRDPKKYPVCPMCKEIYESMSAGGDKDKGGKDGKGGGKK is encoded by the coding sequence ATGAGCACTCTTGAGCCCGAGCCCGAGCGCGGGGCAGGTACGGGGACCCTCGTTGAGCCGACGCCGCAGGTGTCGAGCGGTGACGGTGACCACGAGCGCTTCGCGCACTATGTCCAGAAGGACAAGATCATGGCGAGCGCGCTCGACGGTACGCCCGTCGTCGCACTCTGCGGCAAGGTGTGGGTGCCGGGTCGTGACCCGAAGAAGTACCCCGTCTGCCCCATGTGCAAGGAGATCTACGAGTCCATGAGCGCCGGTGGCGACAAGGACAAGGGCGGCAAGGACGGCAAGGGCGGCGGCAAGAAGTAG
- a CDS encoding beta-N-acetylhexosaminidase: MTFEQLIPAPARAEGPHSEGFILDSSTALRAGIGTESTERWLRATLGAALGLPLAPGEGSGVSLGIDDSLAPEAYRLTVGESGVEILGGAAPGVFWGAQTLRQLIGPEALRRAPLRAAGRYAVPGCLIEDSPRFGWRGMMLDVARHFMPKDGVLRYLDLLAAHKLNVFHFHLTDDQGWRIEIKRYPKLTESGSWRPRSKWGHRASELWNDTPHGGYYTQDDIREIVAYAHERHITVVPEIDIPGHSQAAIHAYPELGNTDVVDTSSLGVWDTWGVNPNVLAPTENTLRFYEGVFEEVLELFPSTFIHVGGDECPKDQWRQSPTAQARIKELGVGDENGLQSWFIRHFDRWLTARGRRLIGWDEILEGGLADGATVSSWRGYGGGIAAAKAGHDVVMCPEQQVYLDHRQDGGPDEPAPIGFVRTLEDVYRFEPLPPQLTADEARHVLGTQANVWTEVMEYHARVDYQVFPRLAAFAEVAWSPLPASAERDFADFERRMAPHYARLDALGVDYRPPGGPLPWQKRPGVLGRPIDGAPPNV; encoded by the coding sequence ATGACCTTTGAGCAACTCATCCCCGCGCCCGCACGCGCCGAGGGACCGCATTCCGAAGGCTTCATCCTCGACTCCTCCACCGCGCTCCGGGCCGGAATCGGCACCGAGTCGACCGAGCGCTGGCTGCGTGCCACCCTCGGCGCCGCGCTCGGCCTGCCCCTGGCGCCCGGCGAGGGCAGCGGCGTCTCGCTGGGCATCGATGACTCCCTCGCGCCCGAGGCGTACCGGCTCACCGTGGGGGAGAGCGGCGTCGAGATCCTCGGTGGCGCCGCACCCGGCGTCTTCTGGGGGGCGCAGACCCTGCGGCAGCTCATCGGGCCCGAGGCCTTGCGGCGCGCCCCGCTGCGGGCGGCGGGGCGGTACGCCGTCCCGGGGTGCCTGATCGAGGACAGCCCCCGCTTCGGCTGGCGCGGCATGATGCTCGACGTGGCACGGCACTTCATGCCCAAGGACGGCGTCCTGCGCTATCTGGACCTCCTCGCCGCCCACAAGCTGAACGTCTTCCACTTCCACCTCACCGACGACCAGGGCTGGCGCATCGAGATCAAGCGCTATCCGAAGCTCACGGAGTCCGGGTCGTGGCGGCCGCGCTCGAAGTGGGGGCACCGGGCGTCCGAGCTGTGGAACGACACCCCGCACGGCGGCTACTACACGCAGGACGACATCCGCGAGATCGTCGCGTACGCCCATGAGCGGCACATCACCGTCGTACCCGAGATCGACATCCCCGGGCACTCGCAGGCCGCCATCCACGCCTACCCGGAGCTCGGCAACACCGACGTCGTCGACACCTCCTCGCTCGGCGTCTGGGACACCTGGGGCGTCAACCCGAACGTCCTCGCCCCGACCGAGAACACCCTTCGCTTCTACGAAGGGGTGTTTGAAGAAGTGCTTGAGCTGTTTCCCTCCACCTTTATCCACGTCGGGGGAGACGAGTGTCCCAAGGATCAATGGAGGCAGTCGCCCACCGCTCAGGCCCGCATCAAGGAACTCGGCGTCGGTGACGAGAACGGGCTGCAGAGCTGGTTCATCCGGCACTTCGACAGGTGGCTCACTGCGCGCGGGCGGCGGCTCATCGGATGGGACGAGATCCTGGAGGGTGGTCTCGCCGACGGTGCCACCGTGTCCTCCTGGCGCGGGTACGGGGGCGGGATCGCGGCGGCCAAGGCCGGTCACGACGTCGTCATGTGCCCCGAGCAGCAGGTGTACTTGGACCACCGACAGGACGGCGGCCCCGACGAGCCCGCCCCCATCGGCTTCGTCCGCACCCTGGAGGACGTCTACCGCTTCGAGCCGCTGCCGCCGCAGCTCACCGCCGACGAGGCCCGGCACGTGCTCGGCACCCAGGCCAACGTCTGGACCGAGGTGATGGAGTACCACGCACGCGTGGATTACCAGGTGTTCCCGCGCCTCGCCGCCTTCGCCGAGGTCGCCTGGAGCCCGCTCCCGGCATCCGCCGAGCGCGACTTCGCGGACTTCGAGCGGCGAATGGCCCCGCACTACGCGCGACTTGACGCACTCGGCGTCGACTACCGCCCGCCCGGCGGCCCGTTGCCGTGGCAGAAGCGCCCGGGAGTGCTCGGACGCCCGATCGACGGGGCGCCCCCGAACGTGTGA
- a CDS encoding FAD binding domain-containing protein, protein MTTHAPQAAQTAQTAKLPGTLDEAVEALAAMPAAVPVAGGTDLMASVNAGLLRPAALVGLGRISEIRGWQYQDGHALLGAGLTHARVGRPDFAALIPALAAAARAAGPPQIRNAGTLGGNIATAAPTGDTLPVLAALEAVLIIAGPGGARREVPVSHLLAGMDMLRPGELIGFVRLPLLHAPQVFLKATGRTGPGRAIASVALVLDPARRGVRCAVGAVAPMPLRPLEAEQWVASLIDWDGERAIVPEALTAFGEYVAAACIPDQPPADDGSPQPLPPAVLHLRRTVAALARRALGRALS, encoded by the coding sequence TTGACCACGCACGCACCGCAGGCGGCGCAGACCGCGCAGACGGCGAAGCTGCCTGGGACGTTGGACGAGGCCGTAGAGGCGCTCGCCGCGATGCCCGCCGCCGTGCCCGTAGCCGGCGGCACCGACCTCATGGCCTCCGTCAACGCGGGCCTCCTGCGCCCCGCCGCGCTCGTCGGCCTCGGCCGCATCAGCGAGATCCGCGGCTGGCAGTACCAGGACGGTCACGCACTGCTCGGCGCGGGCCTCACCCACGCACGCGTCGGGCGGCCCGACTTCGCCGCGCTGATCCCCGCGCTCGCCGCGGCCGCGCGCGCGGCCGGACCCCCGCAGATCCGCAACGCGGGCACTCTCGGCGGCAACATCGCCACGGCGGCACCGACCGGCGACACCCTGCCCGTCCTGGCCGCCCTGGAAGCCGTCCTCATCATCGCGGGCCCCGGCGGCGCACGCCGCGAGGTCCCCGTCTCGCACCTCCTCGCGGGGATGGACATGCTCCGCCCCGGCGAACTCATCGGCTTCGTACGGCTGCCGCTCCTGCACGCCCCGCAGGTCTTCCTGAAGGCCACAGGGCGCACGGGCCCCGGCCGCGCCATCGCGTCCGTCGCGCTCGTCCTCGACCCCGCTCGGCGTGGCGTGCGCTGCGCGGTCGGCGCCGTCGCACCGATGCCGCTGCGGCCCCTTGAGGCCGAGCAGTGGGTCGCCTCGCTGATCGACTGGGACGGCGAGCGGGCGATCGTGCCGGAGGCGCTCACGGCCTTCGGTGAGTACGTCGCCGCCGCGTGCATCCCCGACCAGCCTCCGGCGGACGATGGCTCCCCGCAGCCGCTGCCGCCCGCCGTACTGCACCTGCGGCGCACTGTCGCCGCGCTGGCCCGACGAGCACTGGGGAGGGCGCTGTCGTGA